The following proteins come from a genomic window of Pseudomonas sp. Z8(2022):
- a CDS encoding conjugal transfer protein TraG codes for MHATTVLYGQVLVVLALTLSGVWSATQWTAAALGYQTRLGAPWFELLGIPVYHPWRLFEWWFVFDAYAPEVFNVGGSIAACSSLLALVVAIGMAIWRARQARRVTTYGSARWADANEVRQAGLTQPAGVFLGQFDDQYLRHEGPEHVLTFAPTRSGKGVGLVVPTLLSWPTSAVIHDIKGENWSLTAGWRSRFSHCLLFNPTDLASAAYNPLLEVRRGAHEVRDVQNIADILVDPEGALERRNHWEKTSHALLVGAILHVLYAGQDKTLRGVANFLSDPACTFELTLHRMMTTPHLGDAPHPVVASAAREVLNKSDNERSGVLSTAMSFLGLYRDPTVAEVTSRCDWRIADLISAEHPVSLYLVVPPSDISRTKPLIRLILNQVGRRLTESLDGSDGIERRHKLLLMLDEFPALGRLDFFETALAFMAGYGLRAFLISQSLNQIDKAYGQNHSILDNCHVRVTFATNDERTAKRISETLGTATELRAQRNYAGHRLAPWLGHLMVSSQETARPLLTPGEVMQLPSDEAVVMLSGLAPIRAKKLRYFTDTNFQSRVLPAPRLQPGRYADAPTPRADDWSGLVVPAAIGASPAGLTDDETVDDGGPNIQPELAEVAQLPDHDGLASDLLLLDEDDIPTPFPTQPDPRLQRAARLAALDPDDGIAL; via the coding sequence ATGCATGCGACAACGGTGCTTTACGGCCAGGTGCTGGTGGTTTTGGCCCTTACCCTTTCCGGGGTTTGGAGTGCCACGCAGTGGACGGCTGCTGCGCTCGGCTACCAGACCCGCCTGGGAGCACCCTGGTTCGAGTTGCTGGGCATACCGGTCTATCACCCCTGGCGCTTGTTCGAGTGGTGGTTCGTCTTCGATGCTTATGCGCCGGAAGTCTTCAACGTCGGCGGTAGCATCGCTGCATGCAGCAGCCTGCTGGCGTTGGTGGTGGCCATCGGCATGGCGATCTGGCGGGCACGCCAGGCGCGCCGGGTCACCACCTACGGCTCGGCGCGCTGGGCCGATGCGAATGAAGTGCGCCAGGCCGGCCTGACCCAGCCGGCGGGTGTGTTCCTCGGCCAGTTCGACGACCAGTACCTGCGCCACGAAGGCCCCGAGCATGTGTTGACCTTCGCGCCGACGCGCTCGGGCAAGGGCGTCGGCCTGGTGGTACCCACCCTGCTCTCCTGGCCGACCTCGGCGGTGATCCACGACATCAAGGGCGAGAACTGGAGCCTGACCGCGGGATGGCGTTCGCGCTTCTCCCACTGCCTGCTGTTCAACCCCACCGATCTGGCCTCGGCCGCCTACAACCCGCTTCTGGAAGTCCGCCGTGGCGCCCACGAGGTGCGCGACGTGCAGAACATCGCAGACATCCTGGTCGATCCTGAAGGCGCGCTGGAGCGGCGCAACCACTGGGAGAAGACCAGCCATGCGCTGCTGGTCGGCGCCATCCTGCACGTGCTCTACGCCGGCCAGGACAAGACCCTGCGCGGCGTTGCCAACTTCCTCTCCGATCCGGCCTGCACCTTCGAGCTGACCTTGCACCGGATGATGACCACGCCGCACCTGGGCGATGCACCCCATCCGGTGGTGGCCTCGGCCGCTCGGGAGGTGCTGAACAAGAGCGACAACGAGCGCTCGGGCGTGCTCTCCACGGCCATGTCCTTCCTCGGCCTGTACCGGGACCCGACGGTGGCCGAGGTCACCTCGCGCTGCGACTGGCGCATTGCCGACCTGATCTCGGCTGAGCATCCGGTGTCGTTGTACCTGGTGGTACCGCCCTCTGATATCAGCCGCACCAAGCCGCTGATCCGCCTCATCCTCAACCAAGTCGGCCGGCGCCTGACCGAATCGCTCGACGGCTCCGACGGCATCGAACGCCGGCACAAGCTGCTGCTGATGCTCGATGAGTTTCCTGCGTTGGGGCGACTGGATTTCTTCGAGACGGCCCTGGCCTTCATGGCCGGCTATGGGCTGCGCGCCTTCCTGATCTCCCAGTCGCTGAACCAGATAGACAAGGCCTACGGCCAGAACCACTCGATCCTCGACAACTGCCATGTGCGGGTGACCTTCGCCACCAACGACGAACGCACCGCCAAGCGCATCTCGGAGACCCTGGGTACCGCCACCGAGTTGCGCGCGCAGCGCAACTACGCCGGCCACCGCCTGGCACCCTGGCTGGGCCATTTGATGGTGTCAAGCCAGGAAACCGCCCGCCCACTGCTGACTCCGGGCGAGGTGATGCAGCTGCCCAGCGACGAGGCCGTGGTGATGCTCTCAGGCCTGGCGCCAATCCGCGCAAAGAAGCTGCGCTACTTCACCGACACCAACTTCCAGAGCCGGGTGCTGCCCGCGCCGCGCTTGCAGCCGGGCCGCTATGCCGACGCGCCGACACCACGCGCGGATGACTGGAGCGGCCTGGTCGTACCTGCCGCCATCGGCGCTTCGCCGGCTGGCCTGACCGATGACGAGACCGTCGACGACGGCGGCCCGAACATTCAGCCCGAGCTGGCGGAAGTCGCCCAGTTGCCGGATCACGACGGGCTGGCCAGCGACCTGCTGCTGCTCGACGAGGACGACATTCCCACGCCCTTCCCCACCCAGCCGGATCCACGCCTGCAGCGCGCGGCGCGGCTGGCCGCCCTCGACCCTGACGATGGAATAGCCCTATGA
- a CDS encoding ATP-binding cassette domain-containing protein — protein MSANKNAFEITGITENNLKNIDFCARGAEVIVIIGVSGSGKSTLVNQVIAAEALRQSKLRRKSDELIDYCVRPNFQAATRLPEPVMISQRAITPLVSSTFGIRTGLNDLLVRLFVRRGEIHYRGGRISKPDLATIMQFRQLYHPQARILGCIARYESVGRSQLNLLRSIGIHQVYLRTEGKRALRPLALEKLLTSQVSNCEVFIDLDSDAPQALLKKSRAIPVLIDDALEIDFHEHGVALEDGTVFRLPSKLLFSRSTMSSHSGCCRTCGGAGTAAHYDAERAIDQKVPLKNGFLTVPLSSSGRYKGFKFLPSGLVALLQKEGIDVNKPYCALSAESKSAILNILKDKLARNSSDRVAQQFISVETCNACEGSGLAWQARAVTINGKSIDYFFGLTPSKLLAELPASVTEYDEVTGKIRIILDYLSALSIDHIDLNRPLLSMSSGELQRMKLLPALINRYSGRLMIFDEPSSNLQYRDNLKILSLILQLRARNNSIIIVDHNPMYRVIADRVIKIGPGSGELGGYYCEVGDDSQLATALDDPRTTDGPETEFTYTTLQLPSLRTLQLGQVRIPHSAFTAVIGSSGAGKSTLCRELIYPALIQKGEKVILLDSTPPRGASNSIVATYLNVFDKIRKFYARGYEGGLVESDFSFNSTGACDHCQGAGNIEGQVCSVCFGSRFRSEVALFSVDGRTLTELLATDLDQIPLEGGLAFLAEAVDILKKLSLSHLSLGRETDSLSGGELQRLKVARFLMAHRKERNASGYFVILDEPCRGLDPQAVKNLFDTLRDSLSDAAVLIIEHNPNFIYRCHYIIDLGEGKGIKDDTSVVQGGVREKIFPSLNHAQVLSESDVSVHLRIPCNEDDLRIEDEELPRELNKKRYGLIPSFLLRQDNFALEAKFRNSFSLLLPDENVFFYRSRDALEGALKSECQFFFNPFIALLERFPRVPASLQQEIRKRIDKRAIVCDTDPWSFIVKADSLQSAYLNGAGVVIAPGPNRAFTYHAVRLVSLRERVVDRVFPHTFAFNLYKNACHYCNGYGHIQSYPLREWVSRSHSVLDEGFMAYPVHKVIPKATIRRFAKEGLFDFSRAVETLSDQELNILLYGFKAYRFRKSGCSDDSEAAYLEWRGVNSYLYRNTAKLSAGKDINSLIKWITCPFCIQGFSEKIRFYARESRLITDFVGKKQP, from the coding sequence ATGAGCGCGAACAAGAACGCCTTTGAAATCACCGGAATTACCGAGAACAACCTGAAGAACATAGACTTCTGTGCTAGGGGCGCGGAAGTGATTGTGATCATCGGTGTTAGCGGGTCTGGAAAATCCACCTTAGTCAATCAAGTCATAGCCGCCGAAGCTCTTCGACAGAGCAAATTACGCCGTAAGAGCGACGAACTCATAGATTACTGCGTGCGCCCCAACTTTCAAGCTGCTACGCGCTTGCCCGAGCCAGTAATGATTTCCCAGCGCGCCATCACGCCCTTGGTATCATCAACGTTCGGTATACGAACGGGACTCAATGATTTGCTGGTCAGGCTATTCGTTCGCCGAGGTGAAATTCATTACCGCGGCGGGAGGATTTCTAAACCGGACCTTGCGACTATCATGCAGTTCCGCCAACTCTATCACCCTCAGGCCCGTATACTGGGCTGCATTGCTCGCTATGAAAGTGTCGGACGTAGCCAACTGAACCTGCTGCGTAGTATTGGGATCCATCAGGTCTACCTACGAACTGAAGGCAAGCGTGCGCTTAGGCCGCTTGCACTGGAGAAACTGTTGACCTCACAGGTTTCGAATTGTGAGGTTTTCATCGATCTTGACAGTGACGCCCCTCAGGCCCTATTGAAAAAAAGCCGGGCGATTCCTGTGTTGATCGATGACGCCCTTGAGATAGATTTTCACGAGCACGGCGTGGCGCTAGAAGATGGAACGGTATTCAGACTACCCTCCAAGCTGTTGTTTTCACGTTCCACGATGTCGTCACACTCGGGATGCTGTCGTACTTGTGGTGGCGCGGGAACGGCTGCTCACTACGATGCTGAACGAGCGATTGACCAAAAAGTCCCGTTAAAAAACGGGTTTCTGACTGTACCGCTTTCGTCATCGGGGCGTTACAAGGGCTTCAAGTTCCTACCGTCTGGCTTAGTTGCTTTGCTACAGAAGGAGGGGATTGATGTTAATAAACCCTACTGCGCCCTCAGTGCTGAGAGCAAGTCTGCAATACTAAATATATTAAAAGATAAGCTAGCCCGAAACAGCAGCGATAGAGTTGCCCAGCAGTTTATCTCTGTCGAGACATGCAATGCCTGCGAGGGAAGTGGTCTAGCCTGGCAGGCTCGAGCAGTAACGATCAATGGAAAGTCCATAGACTATTTTTTCGGCCTGACTCCATCCAAATTGCTTGCCGAGTTACCAGCTTCGGTTACAGAGTACGATGAGGTCACGGGCAAGATACGGATTATACTGGACTATCTCTCGGCATTGTCCATTGATCACATCGATCTGAACCGACCTTTACTGAGCATGAGTTCAGGCGAACTACAAAGGATGAAGCTACTGCCAGCGCTCATCAATCGATATTCAGGACGGCTCATGATTTTCGATGAGCCCTCTTCGAACCTGCAGTATCGTGACAATCTCAAAATACTCAGCCTGATCCTTCAGTTGAGAGCACGTAATAATTCGATCATCATCGTGGACCATAATCCGATGTATCGGGTTATCGCCGACCGGGTTATAAAGATTGGCCCTGGTTCTGGAGAGCTTGGCGGTTATTATTGCGAAGTAGGCGATGACTCTCAATTAGCTACTGCTTTAGACGATCCACGCACAACTGATGGTCCAGAAACTGAATTCACATATACCACACTCCAACTCCCAAGCTTGCGAACCCTGCAATTGGGTCAGGTGCGTATTCCACATAGTGCATTTACCGCTGTTATCGGATCTAGTGGAGCAGGCAAATCTACTTTATGCCGCGAACTAATCTACCCCGCGCTTATACAAAAAGGTGAAAAGGTCATCTTGTTGGACAGCACGCCACCCCGCGGTGCCTCCAACTCCATCGTAGCTACTTACCTTAACGTGTTCGATAAAATACGAAAATTTTATGCCCGCGGCTACGAAGGAGGATTGGTCGAAAGTGATTTCAGCTTCAATTCGACGGGAGCATGCGATCACTGCCAAGGTGCTGGTAATATTGAGGGGCAGGTCTGCAGTGTGTGCTTCGGGAGTCGTTTCCGATCCGAGGTGGCGCTTTTTAGTGTAGATGGCCGCACCCTTACGGAACTACTGGCGACTGACCTTGACCAGATTCCTTTGGAGGGAGGACTAGCCTTTCTCGCTGAGGCTGTAGATATCCTAAAAAAACTTTCTCTTTCTCATCTTAGTTTGGGACGAGAGACGGACAGTTTAAGTGGTGGTGAACTACAGCGCCTCAAAGTCGCTAGATTTCTAATGGCACATCGGAAAGAACGCAACGCCAGCGGCTATTTTGTGATCCTAGATGAGCCTTGTCGCGGCCTTGATCCGCAGGCTGTGAAGAACCTGTTCGACACACTGAGGGATTCCCTATCCGATGCGGCAGTATTGATAATTGAACACAACCCCAATTTTATTTACAGGTGCCATTATATAATCGATTTGGGTGAAGGTAAGGGCATAAAAGATGACACATCTGTGGTTCAGGGGGGCGTAAGGGAAAAAATATTCCCAAGTCTCAATCATGCTCAGGTGTTGAGCGAATCAGACGTCTCAGTTCATCTGCGGATACCCTGTAATGAAGATGATCTACGGATCGAGGATGAAGAGCTACCGAGGGAGTTAAACAAAAAACGTTACGGGTTGATTCCCTCGTTTCTACTTAGGCAGGACAACTTTGCTCTTGAAGCCAAATTTCGCAATTCTTTCAGTCTTCTGCTCCCAGACGAAAACGTATTTTTTTACAGAAGTCGGGATGCATTGGAGGGTGCACTGAAGTCAGAGTGTCAGTTTTTCTTCAATCCTTTTATCGCACTGCTGGAGCGTTTTCCACGTGTTCCGGCATCTCTACAGCAAGAAATCCGGAAGAGAATCGATAAGCGCGCCATTGTCTGCGATACCGATCCCTGGTCTTTCATAGTGAAGGCGGACTCGTTGCAGTCTGCGTATCTGAATGGAGCTGGGGTAGTTATCGCCCCTGGACCAAACAGAGCATTCACCTATCATGCAGTCCGCTTGGTGAGTTTGCGGGAGCGGGTGGTAGATCGGGTTTTTCCTCACACGTTTGCTTTTAACCTATACAAAAATGCCTGTCATTACTGTAACGGTTACGGACATATCCAAAGCTATCCGCTGCGGGAATGGGTCAGCAGGTCGCACTCCGTACTCGATGAGGGGTTTATGGCCTATCCCGTGCACAAGGTAATACCCAAGGCAACGATTCGGCGTTTTGCCAAGGAAGGGCTCTTTGACTTTTCGCGAGCCGTTGAAACACTCTCCGATCAAGAGCTAAACATTTTACTTTATGGTTTCAAAGCCTACAGGTTCAGAAAGTCCGGCTGCAGCGATGATTCGGAGGCTGCATACCTCGAGTGGCGCGGAGTCAACTCTTATTTGTATCGAAACACCGCAAAACTGAGCGCTGGCAAGGACATCAACAGTTTAATAAAATGGATAACTTGCCCTTTTTGCATACAAGGATTTTCCGAGAAGATTAGGTTCTATGCACGAGAAAGCCGTCTCATTACGGATTTCGTGGGGAAAAAGCAGCCTTGA
- a CDS encoding radical SAM/SPASM domain-containing protein encodes MKYGFNTRYSIEKQDIKGYGSVFFVRKEHRDNIVILDDRSLALIKRANETGAIYESDEDTSTFARLAGEQVIIPLDPSDHSKSLPYADSLSFWLQVTDSCNLACSYCYIPSLNSKQLFRFDLFDMLARKLLSINGLRTVNVKLAGGEPLMAFNKWKSGVIQLKELLADKGIELQLRLITNLTTLTNAMIEFIGEHDIAVSVSLDGLSAYHDRNRIYTGTQKGTFEIVDKNIKRLQGAGITPSVMVTVTSENHKGIPDLVDYLVQNDITFRLADAKGGYIDPAEFLSTMDMVSDVLRTGIDAGFPVSRRVVVSDLRTHYPNSTPCSMGKNAAAIYLDGSVYFCHTEFGKGKPLGHLDDNDSILEIIQKGRGKHFGLSDDCQQCEYRLICAGGCPLYRVEGKSPMCQSYKKIIRQVFDLYEREQERL; translated from the coding sequence ATGAAGTATGGCTTTAACACTCGATATAGCATTGAGAAACAGGATATCAAAGGCTATGGGAGCGTGTTCTTTGTTAGAAAAGAGCATCGAGACAATATTGTTATCCTAGATGACCGTTCTTTAGCACTGATAAAAAGAGCAAATGAAACGGGGGCAATTTATGAGTCCGATGAAGATACATCTACTTTCGCGAGGTTGGCTGGCGAACAAGTAATTATCCCTTTAGATCCCTCCGACCACTCTAAAAGCCTCCCTTATGCAGATAGTCTGAGTTTCTGGTTACAGGTCACGGATTCCTGCAATCTAGCCTGTAGCTATTGTTATATCCCCTCATTGAACAGCAAGCAGCTTTTCCGCTTTGATTTGTTTGACATGCTTGCTCGCAAATTGCTTTCGATAAACGGGTTGCGTACGGTTAACGTCAAACTTGCCGGAGGTGAACCCTTGATGGCGTTCAACAAATGGAAATCGGGCGTTATCCAACTCAAGGAACTTCTAGCAGACAAGGGAATCGAGTTGCAGTTGCGCTTAATTACCAACCTCACAACTCTAACAAATGCGATGATCGAGTTCATCGGTGAGCATGATATCGCAGTCTCAGTTTCTCTGGACGGTCTCTCGGCTTATCATGACAGGAACAGAATCTACACGGGCACCCAAAAGGGCACGTTCGAGATTGTGGATAAGAATATAAAGCGATTGCAGGGCGCTGGTATAACGCCAAGTGTGATGGTCACTGTAACATCAGAAAATCATAAGGGTATCCCTGACTTGGTGGACTACCTCGTGCAGAACGACATTACCTTCCGCTTGGCAGATGCCAAAGGCGGGTATATCGATCCCGCTGAGTTCCTTTCTACCATGGACATGGTCTCTGATGTGCTGCGCACTGGTATTGACGCTGGCTTTCCGGTTAGCCGACGCGTTGTTGTTTCCGATTTACGCACCCATTACCCCAACTCAACCCCTTGTTCAATGGGTAAGAACGCGGCAGCCATTTACCTAGATGGTTCGGTCTATTTTTGTCATACCGAGTTCGGGAAGGGCAAGCCACTGGGGCACCTAGATGATAACGACAGTATTCTTGAAATTATTCAGAAAGGCAGAGGAAAACACTTTGGCTTGAGTGATGACTGCCAGCAATGCGAGTACCGGCTGATTTGTGCGGGTGGCTGCCCACTCTATCGTGTAGAGGGAAAGAGCCCCATGTGTCAATCCTATAAGAAGATCATCAGACAAGTATTCGATTTGTATGAGCGCGAACAAGAACGCCTTTGA
- a CDS encoding TauD/TfdA family dioxygenase, producing MRWPREKPTSNASLRLDQCELAEHGFQVIRQYGIDVARLERDLDRISGGQLYYSNRVGAICHQFSVLPESVNFSEQMLCGGFHTDFMFQPHPPAYIALLCLHPDPRHPIYGRNQVVHMRPFLERMKQIFGVGEQELKEYRLLYDLAERGSFEQPILADLDGKVIFRFQERLLAKEQAQGISALGLSTAAMLHTVMMEVMFDICLDSGDLLIVANHNTLHRRGECSIEFAGETGKWRAREMATIRFNL from the coding sequence ATGCGCTGGCCTCGCGAGAAACCCACATCGAACGCATCGTTGCGGTTGGACCAATGCGAGCTCGCAGAGCATGGCTTTCAAGTAATACGTCAATACGGGATTGATGTGGCTCGGCTTGAGCGTGACTTGGACCGGATTTCTGGAGGCCAGCTATATTACTCAAACAGGGTGGGAGCGATTTGCCATCAGTTCAGCGTGCTTCCGGAAAGTGTCAATTTCTCTGAACAGATGCTTTGCGGTGGATTCCACACAGATTTTATGTTTCAGCCGCACCCTCCAGCCTATATTGCGTTGCTGTGTCTGCATCCTGACCCCCGACATCCTATATATGGCCGCAACCAAGTGGTACATATGCGGCCCTTTCTAGAAAGGATGAAGCAGATCTTTGGAGTGGGTGAGCAAGAACTGAAGGAGTACAGACTGCTGTATGACCTTGCTGAGCGGGGCAGCTTCGAGCAGCCGATCCTGGCAGACTTAGATGGAAAAGTCATTTTTCGCTTCCAAGAGCGGTTACTGGCAAAAGAGCAAGCGCAGGGTATTTCCGCGCTGGGTTTGTCGACGGCGGCAATGCTTCACACGGTTATGATGGAGGTCATGTTCGATATTTGCTTGGATAGCGGCGATCTGTTGATTGTTGCAAATCATAATACTCTGCACCGTCGCGGAGAGTGCAGTATCGAGTTCGCAGGTGAGACCGGTAAATGGCGCGCGCGAGAAATGGCCACCATAAGGTTCAATCTATGA
- a CDS encoding glycine-rich domain-containing protein, with translation MPHQFDNAVFEQALTLTETWEFELAIEKILEIKTGEWTRARANKAVQNYKRYMAVTKALGGLQMVPNGDIDEIWHMHILDTRAYMADCNALFGEYLHHYPYFGMLGDENRQQWLEVQKVSTNLWEQLFGEPLYGASSAPQKCPQVCPCHIDDLTIMSSGLPESLRSA, from the coding sequence GTGCCTCATCAATTTGATAACGCGGTATTTGAACAAGCCCTAACTTTGACGGAAACTTGGGAATTTGAGCTGGCCATTGAAAAAATCTTAGAGATCAAAACTGGAGAATGGACTCGTGCCCGTGCGAACAAGGCCGTACAGAACTACAAGCGTTACATGGCTGTGACCAAAGCGCTAGGTGGATTGCAAATGGTGCCTAACGGGGACATCGACGAAATCTGGCACATGCACATTCTTGATACGCGCGCCTACATGGCTGATTGCAATGCGTTATTTGGTGAATACCTGCATCATTATCCCTATTTTGGCATGCTTGGTGATGAGAACCGGCAGCAATGGCTGGAGGTGCAGAAAGTATCTACGAATCTATGGGAACAACTATTTGGCGAGCCGCTTTACGGTGCCAGTAGCGCTCCGCAAAAGTGTCCGCAAGTTTGTCCCTGTCACATTGATGATCTGACGATCATGTCTTCCGGACTGCCTGAATCTTTGAGAAGCGCCTGA
- a CDS encoding LysR family transcriptional regulator, producing the protein MELRHLRCFIAVAEELHFARAAARLHIEQSPLSRIIKELEYRLGVQLFERTTRRTRLTWAGKVLLEEARRVLTVVDQAKASVKSAAAGYRGRIRVALSDGIPQARLAALLAQCREEEPEVEICLSEVTFSEQVRGLNDDLFDIGLAQSDEVGDVLVAEPIWFDALVVAVPARHPLLSYRCVPLEEVVRYPLVLCDPQVCEGFWQQLQRVLGAVDTRLTIADRVPTLDLMMALVSAGYGLGFSSLARINELNNPDVVARPLDGCTTILTTYLIRREGEPAEQLARFIERVSPAESQESLPDHASQKEIA; encoded by the coding sequence GTGGAACTGCGCCACCTTCGCTGTTTCATCGCCGTTGCAGAAGAACTGCATTTTGCCCGCGCCGCCGCGCGCCTGCATATCGAACAGTCGCCCCTGTCGCGGATCATCAAGGAACTGGAGTACCGCCTGGGCGTGCAACTGTTCGAGCGCACCACACGGCGCACGCGCCTGACCTGGGCCGGCAAGGTGCTCCTGGAAGAAGCCCGCCGGGTGCTCACCGTGGTCGACCAGGCCAAGGCCAGCGTCAAGAGCGCGGCGGCCGGCTACCGCGGGCGCATCCGCGTAGCGCTATCCGACGGCATACCCCAGGCACGTCTGGCCGCCCTGCTCGCCCAGTGCCGCGAAGAGGAGCCGGAGGTCGAGATCTGCCTGTCGGAGGTCACCTTCAGCGAGCAGGTCAGGGGCCTGAACGACGACCTGTTCGACATCGGGCTCGCACAGTCCGACGAGGTTGGCGATGTGCTGGTGGCCGAGCCGATCTGGTTCGATGCACTGGTTGTGGCGGTGCCTGCTCGCCACCCGCTGCTGAGCTACCGGTGTGTGCCGCTTGAAGAGGTCGTCCGCTACCCGCTGGTCCTTTGCGATCCACAAGTTTGCGAAGGTTTCTGGCAACAGCTGCAGCGGGTACTGGGCGCCGTCGATACGCGACTGACAATCGCTGACCGCGTCCCCACCCTGGACCTGATGATGGCGCTGGTGTCGGCAGGATACGGGCTCGGCTTTTCCAGCCTGGCGCGCATCAACGAACTCAACAATCCAGACGTTGTGGCCCGTCCGCTAGACGGCTGCACAACCATATTGACCACTTACCTGATACGGCGCGAAGGCGAACCGGCCGAGCAACTGGCCCGGTTTATCGAGCGGGTAAGCCCCGCGGAAAGCCAGGAGTCGCTGCCCGATCACGCATCACAGAAGGAGATCGCTTGA
- a CDS encoding MFS transporter, producing MHTPNQSPIYLIALGAFALGMASYVTAGLIPMIEASFTVSVAVAAQLVTAFTLAYGLGSPIFVALTPAHRQRAGLLLALGLFVIANAASALAESFTALMAWRAIAGIGAGVYLAMGIGASAAVSIPERRGKAIAIIMGGMASGVVLGVPLSLLIAEQLGWQSALWLVTLLGLVAFFGLLLKLPSLPAATATTLGEKLAILGDSHVLVILLVSLLAAIASLGMYTFIAPLLADPAYGAVRSVTPYLWVWGIGGVLGSFLIGPLVDRIRGPVLTFAIMLILAVSLFVLPLAAALNTWLVMLPIALWGAVGWALQVPQNNELILARQAQGDGNLAIALNESALYLGSAIGAAAGGFVLLLQMPTWTLAASAGGVAALGALLQIINLRRQPSLNGEVQAETYN from the coding sequence ATGCACACTCCCAACCAATCACCCATCTACCTCATAGCGCTGGGGGCCTTTGCCCTCGGCATGGCCTCCTATGTCACCGCCGGGCTGATCCCGATGATCGAGGCCTCGTTCACGGTATCCGTCGCGGTGGCCGCCCAGCTGGTCACCGCCTTCACCCTGGCCTACGGCCTGGGTTCGCCAATCTTCGTCGCCCTGACCCCAGCGCACCGTCAGCGCGCCGGCTTGCTGCTGGCCCTGGGCCTGTTCGTCATCGCCAACGCTGCCAGCGCGCTGGCCGAGAGCTTCACCGCGCTGATGGCCTGGCGGGCCATCGCCGGTATCGGCGCCGGCGTCTACCTGGCCATGGGTATTGGCGCCTCGGCCGCCGTGTCCATCCCCGAGCGCCGTGGCAAGGCCATCGCCATCATCATGGGCGGCATGGCCAGCGGCGTGGTGCTTGGCGTTCCGCTCAGCCTGCTGATTGCTGAACAGCTGGGCTGGCAATCTGCCCTGTGGCTGGTCACCCTGCTCGGTCTGGTGGCCTTCTTCGGCCTGCTGCTGAAGCTCCCTTCCCTGCCGGCAGCCACTGCGACCACGCTGGGCGAGAAGCTGGCGATCCTCGGCGACAGCCATGTGCTGGTCATCCTGCTGGTGTCGCTGCTGGCCGCCATCGCCAGCCTGGGCATGTACACCTTCATCGCCCCGCTGCTGGCTGACCCGGCCTATGGTGCGGTGCGCTCGGTCACACCCTACCTGTGGGTCTGGGGCATCGGCGGCGTGCTGGGCAGCTTCCTGATCGGCCCGCTGGTGGACCGCATCAGGGGCCCGGTGCTGACCTTCGCCATCATGCTGATCCTCGCCGTGTCGCTGTTCGTGCTGCCGCTGGCGGCAGCCCTCAACACCTGGCTGGTGATGCTGCCCATCGCCCTGTGGGGCGCCGTCGGCTGGGCGCTGCAGGTACCGCAGAACAACGAGCTGATACTGGCGCGCCAGGCCCAGGGTGACGGCAACCTGGCCATCGCCCTGAACGAGTCGGCGCTCTACCTGGGCAGCGCCATCGGCGCCGCAGCCGGCGGCTTCGTGCTGCTGTTGCAGATGCCCACCTGGACCCTGGCCGCCAGTGCTGGTGGCGTCGCCGCACTGGGCGCGCTACTGCAGATCATCAACCTGCGTCGCCAACCAAGCTTGAACGGCGAAGTGCAAGCCGAAACTTACAACTGA